In Bacillus cereus ATCC 14579, a single window of DNA contains:
- a CDS encoding MFS transporter produces the protein MEELQQNKTALEGSGKPLLKNTNFLFLWAATLFSSFALAFFTFSQTWYIAKTLNLEASLGVVFVALSVPRLIFMIVGGAVADKFPKKNIMFYSNIIRAILVATILTWFIVGDITLYTFALFALFFGLADAFFWSADGSILPELVEKSRLTQANSLTQMTNQASVILGPVLGGILIKFTNYETIFSITILLLIVAAILVQKIQFTMPEQKDTDKGMFTSIKEGILYVKESPFLSTFLICSAFLNLFLIGPMQVGFPLFVKNVLHGDSLQFSYLEASVGGGMAIGAVIVGLKNINRRRGLFCIIMMLLSGVFFLSINFSTVLWQALLAGMFYGITIAMAIVPLMAMIQSTVKEEMMGRVMSLLMLSSMGFIPLSYAFTSIALAIGIPIVTVMKSGAIAVIVFVLFVAIRVPVVRKFD, from the coding sequence ATGGAGGAACTACAACAAAATAAAACTGCTTTAGAAGGAAGCGGAAAACCGTTATTAAAAAATACGAATTTCCTTTTTCTTTGGGCAGCTACTCTTTTTTCAAGCTTTGCTTTAGCCTTTTTTACTTTTTCACAAACGTGGTACATAGCAAAAACATTAAACCTTGAAGCTTCACTCGGTGTTGTTTTCGTAGCTCTTAGTGTTCCAAGGCTTATTTTTATGATTGTCGGCGGCGCTGTAGCTGATAAATTCCCGAAAAAAAATATTATGTTTTACTCCAATATCATTCGAGCGATTCTTGTCGCAACCATTCTCACATGGTTTATCGTTGGTGATATAACGCTATATACATTTGCTTTATTCGCTTTATTCTTTGGACTTGCTGATGCTTTCTTCTGGTCAGCAGATGGATCTATCTTACCGGAATTGGTAGAAAAAAGCCGGTTAACACAAGCGAATTCACTTACACAAATGACGAACCAAGCATCGGTCATCTTAGGCCCTGTACTTGGCGGAATTCTCATTAAATTCACGAACTATGAGACAATATTTTCCATTACGATTTTATTACTGATTGTCGCTGCCATACTCGTTCAAAAAATACAATTTACGATGCCAGAACAAAAAGATACAGATAAAGGTATGTTCACTTCCATTAAAGAAGGAATCTTATATGTAAAGGAATCGCCATTCCTTTCAACTTTCCTTATTTGTAGCGCTTTTTTAAACTTATTTTTAATCGGTCCGATGCAAGTTGGTTTCCCGCTTTTTGTTAAAAACGTGCTGCATGGTGATTCGCTCCAGTTTAGTTACTTAGAAGCATCTGTAGGCGGCGGAATGGCAATCGGTGCTGTCATTGTCGGTTTAAAAAATATTAATCGTAGACGCGGTCTATTTTGTATTATCATGATGCTACTGTCTGGTGTCTTCTTCTTATCCATCAACTTTAGTACCGTACTATGGCAAGCATTATTAGCTGGCATGTTTTACGGTATTACAATCGCAATGGCGATTGTACCGCTTATGGCAATGATTCAATCGACAGTCAAAGAAGAAATGATGGGACGCGTAATGAGTTTACTTATGCTATCATCAATGGGCTTTATCCCGCTCTCTTATGCATTCACATCCATCGCGCTTGCAATAGGAATTCCAATCGTAACCGTTATGAAAAGCGGTGCAATCGCCGTTATTGTCTTCGTACTCTTTGTAGCGATTCGTGTTCCAGTTGTAAGAAAGTTTGATTAA
- a CDS encoding helix-turn-helix domain-containing protein, translating into MGSLYNLMKPYSEFQSKEEFNTYQKQVLKHYRFQLNKTDATIIHFLGKYAVNEKQKTVGVACPLMETIATNVGKSIRTVRRSIAKLEELGIIKRVATKERHRRGGYSANLYVFLISAIDRMDDRMKMSACESEDYTAGCSGKEQKSERETILSKNIPQIKEKRKITYELDETYCRHDIPKPFIYALLPMTSNPKKINIFWSKVELAYKKSGLLEQGVLLEQILADEEVYGNFIWRVKSVVRAYKYGEIRKNVKALLYSTVRDLFLEVGLEWGAAVRRSKGIPLFDPFKKEPCVNA; encoded by the coding sequence ATGGGAAGCTTATATAATTTAATGAAACCATACAGTGAATTTCAAAGTAAAGAAGAGTTTAATACATATCAAAAACAAGTTTTGAAACATTATCGATTTCAATTAAATAAAACGGATGCTACCATTATTCATTTTTTAGGAAAGTATGCAGTGAATGAGAAACAGAAAACAGTGGGGGTTGCTTGTCCATTAATGGAGACGATTGCTACAAATGTTGGAAAGAGTATTCGTACAGTACGCCGCTCTATTGCAAAGTTAGAGGAACTAGGAATTATAAAGCGTGTTGCGACAAAAGAAAGACATAGGCGCGGCGGATATAGTGCGAACTTATATGTATTTCTTATATCTGCAATTGACCGCATGGATGACCGTATGAAAATGTCCGCATGTGAAAGTGAGGATTATACAGCTGGCTGTAGCGGAAAGGAGCAAAAAAGCGAAAGGGAAACAATTCTTTCTAAAAACATTCCACAAATAAAAGAGAAAAGAAAAATAACGTACGAGCTTGATGAGACGTATTGCCGTCATGATATACCGAAGCCTTTTATATACGCACTTCTGCCGATGACGAGTAATCCGAAGAAGATTAATATATTTTGGAGTAAGGTGGAACTTGCATATAAAAAGAGTGGATTACTAGAGCAAGGTGTTTTACTGGAGCAAATATTAGCTGATGAAGAAGTGTATGGGAATTTCATTTGGCGCGTGAAAAGTGTTGTGAGGGCGTATAAATACGGGGAAATCCGTAAAAATGTGAAGGCACTTTTATATAGTACAGTGCGGGATTTATTTTTAGAGGTTGGATTAGAATGGGGAGCAGCTGTGAGAAGAAGTAAGGGGATACCGTTATTTGATCCTTTTAAAAAGGAGCCATGCGTAAATGCATGA
- a CDS encoding DUF523 domain-containing protein, translating into MIVISACLGGIACRYDGNDNLVSKIEELLQKEDTVLICPEVLGGLPTPRPSAEIIGGNGDDVLDGKAKVMTKDGEDVTEAFVSGAYKALEQIKNLHPEYIILKERSPSCGSSTIYTGEFNGNKQTGFGVTTALFKRHGFKVISEEEFENKKRN; encoded by the coding sequence ATGATCGTAATTAGTGCTTGTTTAGGTGGTATCGCTTGTCGGTATGATGGAAATGACAATCTCGTTTCAAAAATAGAGGAGCTTTTGCAAAAAGAAGATACAGTCCTCATTTGTCCTGAAGTATTAGGGGGATTACCAACACCTCGCCCCTCAGCTGAAATTATTGGCGGGAATGGCGACGACGTTTTAGACGGAAAAGCGAAAGTGATGACAAAAGATGGTGAAGATGTTACAGAAGCTTTCGTGAGCGGTGCTTATAAAGCGCTAGAACAAATTAAAAATTTACACCCAGAATATATTATTTTGAAAGAACGTAGTCCATCTTGTGGTAGTTCTACAATTTACACTGGAGAATTTAACGGGAATAAACAAACTGGTTTCGGAGTGACAACTGCTTTATTTAAAAGACACGGATTTAAAGTCATTTCAGAAGAAGAATTTGAAAACAAAAAAAGGAATTGA
- a CDS encoding YxeA family protein, with product MKRYIALFSILVVFASLLVGCDLNRMGKDEYYVQITVDGKEVHSKADNGQKYKDYEYKLTGFDKDGKEKELEFTAQKNLRKEAFLRVYHSDKKGVSAWEEVKKDELPAKVKEKLGVK from the coding sequence ATGAAAAGATACATTGCACTATTTAGTATTTTAGTTGTATTTGCAAGTTTGTTAGTTGGTTGTGATTTAAACCGTATGGGTAAAGATGAGTACTACGTTCAAATTACAGTAGATGGAAAAGAAGTTCATAGTAAAGCTGATAATGGTCAAAAATATAAAGATTATGAGTATAAGCTAACTGGCTTTGATAAAGACGGTAAAGAGAAAGAATTAGAATTTACAGCTCAAAAAAATCTTCGTAAAGAAGCATTCCTACGCGTATATCACTCAGATAAAAAAGGTGTATCAGCTTGGGAAGAAGTAAAGAAAGACGAGCTTCCAGCGAAAGTGAAAGAAAAATTAGGCGTGAAATAA
- a CDS encoding HesB/IscA family protein, producing the protein MIEVTEQAAFQIKDMLKDAEDGEKYVRLAVHGGGCSGLSYGLGFEVEPKEDDTVLEFFGVEFVIDKESAPIVKGVKIDYKQSMLGGGFTIDNPNAIASCGCGSSFRTATNAGKPEEC; encoded by the coding sequence ATGATTGAAGTAACAGAACAAGCAGCTTTTCAAATTAAAGATATGTTAAAAGATGCTGAAGATGGAGAGAAGTACGTGCGCCTTGCTGTACACGGCGGCGGATGTAGTGGTCTTTCTTACGGCTTAGGATTTGAAGTAGAACCAAAAGAAGACGACACAGTTCTTGAGTTTTTCGGTGTCGAATTTGTTATCGATAAAGAAAGTGCTCCGATTGTTAAAGGAGTAAAAATTGATTATAAACAATCTATGCTTGGCGGCGGATTCACAATTGATAATCCAAACGCAATCGCATCATGCGGATGTGGATCATCTTTCCGTACAGCGACGAATGCTGGTAAACCAGAAGAATGCTAA
- the dapF gene encoding diaminopimelate epimerase has product MSQFSFTKMHGLGNSYIYVNMFEEQIPEEDLALVAEKVSNINTGIGADGMILICPSDVAPVKMRMFNNDGSEGKSCGNGLRCVAKYAYEHKLVEETVFTIETLAGIVTAEVTVEDGVVTLAKIDMGAPRLTRAEIPMLGESETPFIRENFLYNNHRYAFTAVSMGNPHAVIFVDDVEKAPLTTLGPVLETHEMFPERVNVEFIEILNEDEMNFRVWERGSGVTQACGTGACAAVVAAILNGKMERGKEITVHLAGGDLMIAWTEEGNVLMKGPAEVICRGVYEYKIEA; this is encoded by the coding sequence ATGAGCCAATTTTCTTTTACAAAAATGCATGGTCTTGGCAATAGTTATATATATGTAAATATGTTTGAAGAACAAATTCCTGAAGAAGATTTAGCTCTTGTGGCCGAAAAGGTTTCAAATATTAATACTGGTATTGGAGCAGATGGAATGATTTTAATTTGTCCATCTGATGTAGCACCGGTGAAAATGCGCATGTTTAATAATGATGGATCAGAAGGAAAGAGCTGTGGTAACGGTTTACGCTGCGTAGCGAAATATGCGTATGAGCATAAACTAGTAGAAGAAACAGTTTTTACAATTGAAACGTTGGCTGGTATTGTAACGGCTGAAGTAACAGTAGAAGATGGTGTCGTGACATTAGCGAAAATCGATATGGGGGCACCTCGTCTAACACGTGCAGAAATACCGATGCTTGGTGAAAGTGAAACACCATTTATTCGTGAAAACTTCTTATATAATAATCATCGTTATGCATTTACAGCTGTTTCAATGGGAAATCCGCATGCGGTTATTTTTGTTGATGATGTAGAAAAGGCACCTCTTACAACACTTGGACCAGTTCTTGAAACACATGAAATGTTTCCAGAGCGAGTAAATGTTGAATTTATCGAAATTTTGAATGAGGACGAGATGAATTTCCGTGTTTGGGAACGTGGATCTGGTGTAACACAAGCTTGCGGAACAGGAGCGTGCGCTGCAGTTGTAGCTGCTATTTTAAATGGAAAGATGGAACGAGGTAAGGAAATTACAGTTCATTTAGCTGGCGGCGATTTAATGATTGCGTGGACTGAAGAAGGAAACGTGTTAATGAAAGGACCAGCAGAAGTAATTTGCCGCGGAGTGTATGAGTACAAGATAGAAGCGTAA
- a CDS encoding YuzB family protein → MIKPLIEFCVGNLASGSQAALEKLEKDPNLDVMEYGCLGYCGICFEGPFALVNGEVVQGATVEELVNNVYEYLDENPMF, encoded by the coding sequence TTGATTAAACCATTAATTGAATTTTGTGTAGGTAACCTTGCAAGTGGTTCACAAGCAGCTCTAGAAAAATTAGAAAAAGATCCGAATTTAGATGTAATGGAGTACGGTTGTCTAGGGTATTGTGGTATTTGTTTTGAAGGACCGTTTGCACTTGTAAATGGTGAAGTTGTACAAGGTGCAACAGTAGAAGAGCTTGTTAATAATGTATATGAGTATTTGGATGAAAATCCAATGTTTTAA
- a CDS encoding NAD(P)/FAD-dependent oxidoreductase, giving the protein MKHLVILGGGYGGMRILQRLLPSNQLPDDVQVTLIDKVPYHCFKTEYYALVAGTISETHIRIPFPEHPRLNIQYGTITNIDLEEKAVHLDGGEAIQYDDLIIGLGCEDKYHNVPGAREYTHSLQSIEQTRKTYEQLNSLEPNATVAVVGAGLSGVEVASELRESRSDLKIYLFDRKDRILFPYPEKLSRYVEEWFVKHKVNIIRNSNITKVEPNIVYNHDEPLECDAIVWTAGIQANEVVRNLPVEQDGSGRVVLTKYHNIPNNEHVYVVGDCAALPHAPSAQLAEGQGEQIVQILLKRWNNEPLPDELPVIKLKGVLGSLGKKHGFGLLANQPLMGRVPRLLKSGLLWMYKYHKG; this is encoded by the coding sequence ATGAAACACCTCGTAATACTAGGTGGCGGCTACGGTGGAATGAGAATTCTGCAAAGGCTACTTCCAAGCAACCAACTTCCAGATGATGTACAAGTGACATTAATCGACAAAGTACCATATCATTGCTTCAAAACTGAATATTATGCATTAGTTGCGGGTACTATTTCAGAAACGCATATTCGTATACCGTTTCCTGAACACCCACGCCTCAATATTCAATACGGCACAATAACAAATATTGACCTCGAAGAAAAAGCTGTTCATCTCGATGGCGGCGAAGCAATCCAATATGATGACTTAATTATCGGACTTGGCTGTGAAGATAAATATCATAACGTTCCTGGGGCTAGGGAATATACACATAGTCTACAATCAATTGAACAAACACGTAAAACATATGAACAATTAAATAGTCTAGAACCAAATGCAACAGTAGCTGTTGTTGGTGCTGGCTTAAGTGGCGTTGAAGTAGCAAGTGAACTTCGTGAAAGCCGTTCTGATTTAAAAATCTATTTATTTGATCGAAAAGATAGAATTTTATTCCCGTATCCAGAGAAATTAAGTAGATACGTAGAAGAATGGTTCGTAAAACATAAAGTTAATATTATAAGAAACTCTAACATTACAAAAGTGGAACCAAATATTGTGTATAATCACGATGAACCACTTGAATGTGATGCAATTGTCTGGACAGCTGGTATTCAAGCAAATGAAGTTGTTCGAAACCTTCCAGTTGAACAAGATGGTAGCGGACGGGTTGTCTTAACGAAATATCACAATATTCCAAACAACGAGCATGTTTACGTTGTAGGAGATTGCGCAGCACTTCCACATGCACCATCTGCCCAACTTGCTGAAGGTCAAGGAGAACAAATTGTCCAAATATTATTAAAACGTTGGAATAATGAACCACTCCCTGATGAACTACCTGTTATTAAATTAAAAGGTGTTCTAGGATCTCTTGGTAAAAAACACGGATTTGGTTTACTCGCAAACCAACCGTTAATGGGACGTGTACCGAGATTATTAAAATCTGGTCTTCTTTGGATGTACAAATATCATAAGGGTTAA
- a CDS encoding aspartyl-phosphate phosphatase Spo0E family protein, with protein sequence MNLSKLNNRIEAKKKELIYLVERYGLTHDKVISFSQELDRLLNLLIKLKTKKKRCSL encoded by the coding sequence ATGAACTTATCGAAACTAAACAATCGAATAGAAGCGAAAAAGAAAGAGTTAATCTATCTCGTTGAACGATACGGATTGACTCATGATAAAGTGATTTCTTTCAGCCAAGAATTAGATCGTTTACTTAACTTATTAATAAAACTCAAGACGAAGAAAAAACGTTGCTCTTTATAA
- a CDS encoding ABC transporter ATP-binding protein, which yields MFILKNVIYKDILHIPYLQIQKEKITCIIGESGSGKSTLLRMLNDLQSPTSGTIEYNGKLISDYHPIQLRRDVVMLGQTPPIFDGTVKDNLLMGLRLSEKPFPNDDALRSALQTVSLDKQLEDSASSLSGGEKQRLAFARIVLMDPPVYLLDEPTSALDSDTERHVMKQFTELARKKKKTIIFITHSQQLPKEVADDIIEISKANGATRKEVLSVEGRY from the coding sequence ATGTTTATATTAAAAAACGTTATATATAAAGATATACTACACATTCCTTATTTACAGATTCAAAAAGAAAAGATTACTTGCATTATCGGTGAAAGCGGAAGCGGAAAAAGCACGTTGCTTCGCATGTTAAACGATTTACAATCTCCAACATCCGGCACAATTGAATATAACGGAAAATTAATTTCTGATTATCATCCTATTCAATTACGTCGTGACGTAGTTATGCTTGGGCAAACTCCACCTATTTTTGATGGAACCGTTAAAGACAACCTATTAATGGGACTTCGTCTTTCTGAAAAACCATTTCCAAATGATGATGCCCTGCGGAGTGCATTACAAACCGTTAGCTTAGACAAGCAATTAGAAGATAGCGCCTCCTCACTATCTGGCGGTGAAAAACAAAGACTTGCCTTTGCACGTATCGTACTTATGGATCCGCCTGTCTATTTATTAGATGAACCTACTTCAGCATTAGACAGTGATACAGAACGCCACGTTATGAAACAATTTACTGAACTAGCACGAAAAAAGAAAAAAACAATTATCTTCATCACACACTCACAACAACTTCCAAAAGAAGTTGCAGACGACATTATTGAGATTAGTAAAGCAAACGGTGCAACTAGAAAGGAAGTGCTCTCTGTTGAAGGGCGTTATTGA
- a CDS encoding ABC transporter permease produces the protein MKGVIELQIWQLAAAYIFILILIGLVKLKGIPREKQIALATFRMTIQLVLVAYVLTYVFENSNPFYTIALITSITTFAIFNIYKRVNIPMSKELKRVAALSMVAGSIGPLLLFIFVIIGHDPWYAPQYIVPITGMLVGNAMTGVSLGANTFLNNMKSQRGQIEGALMLGATPKEAAAPLIRDAFDSAILPTINSMVGMGIISLPGMMTGQILSGVSPFTAIQYQIAIILGISGSTAFAVIIFLQLGYKTFFNKRCQLKEIDYGAR, from the coding sequence TTGAAGGGCGTTATTGAACTCCAAATTTGGCAACTTGCAGCTGCCTATATTTTTATTCTTATTTTAATTGGACTTGTAAAATTAAAAGGAATACCTCGCGAAAAACAAATCGCGCTCGCAACATTCCGTATGACGATTCAGCTCGTACTTGTTGCATATGTCCTTACATACGTATTTGAAAACAGTAATCCATTTTATACAATTGCTCTCATTACTTCTATTACTACCTTTGCAATTTTTAATATTTATAAACGAGTTAACATCCCAATGTCTAAAGAATTAAAACGAGTAGCCGCCCTTTCCATGGTCGCCGGATCAATTGGGCCACTTCTACTATTTATCTTTGTTATTATCGGACATGATCCGTGGTATGCTCCGCAATATATCGTCCCTATTACAGGAATGTTAGTTGGGAATGCCATGACTGGTGTTTCTCTCGGCGCAAATACGTTCTTAAACAATATGAAATCGCAAAGAGGTCAAATTGAAGGTGCACTTATGCTCGGCGCAACACCGAAAGAAGCAGCTGCTCCGCTCATTCGAGACGCTTTTGACTCTGCTATTTTACCAACAATTAATTCTATGGTCGGAATGGGAATTATAAGCTTACCAGGCATGATGACTGGTCAAATATTATCCGGTGTATCACCATTCACAGCCATTCAATATCAAATCGCCATCATACTCGGTATTTCTGGAAGTACTGCCTTTGCTGTCATTATCTTTTTACAGCTTGGATATAAAACGTTCTTTAATAAGCGATGTCAATTGAAAGAAATTGACTATGGTGCACGGTGA
- the phnA gene encoding alkylphosphonate utilization operon protein PhnA: MATLPNCPKCNSEYTYEDGVLFVCPECAHEWGQEAEAENNDGAKVVKDANGNVLQDGDAVTVIKDLKVKGTSSVVKIGTKVKSIRLVDGDHDIDCKIDGFGAMKLKSQFVKKA; the protein is encoded by the coding sequence ATGGCTACTTTACCAAATTGTCCAAAATGTAATTCAGAATATACGTATGAGGATGGCGTTCTTTTCGTATGTCCAGAATGTGCTCATGAGTGGGGCCAAGAAGCAGAAGCTGAAAATAATGATGGTGCGAAAGTTGTAAAAGATGCGAACGGAAACGTTCTTCAAGACGGCGATGCAGTTACTGTTATTAAAGATTTAAAAGTAAAAGGAACTTCTTCGGTTGTGAAGATCGGTACGAAAGTAAAGAGTATCCGTCTAGTTGATGGCGATCACGATATCGATTGCAAAATCGACGGCTTCGGAGCTATGAAGTTAAAATCACAGTTCGTTAAGAAGGCGTAA